From one Sulfurimonas sp. HSL-3221 genomic stretch:
- a CDS encoding fructosamine kinase family protein, with amino-acid sequence MGVRKIRLGSNSIATIDLETAEDGTQRIVKSSEDPFALEAEATMLQHLRPHLRVPKVFEQSAGRLVMEYIPNDAACNGACEEEIADALAHLHSIPAQGVFGFGSDTTIGPFRQRNRPRIRWVDFYREMRVLDFAAKAFDEGQIDKSLLQRIEKLAADFEQFLDEPEHSSLLHGDVWGGNVLTRDNRLAAFIDPACYYGHFEMELAFIGMFQTFGEAFYARYRTHRPIPEGFFEHRADLYRLYPYLVHIRAFGGGYLAGLEAILRRVGY; translated from the coding sequence ATGGGCGTAAGAAAGATCCGTCTCGGCAGCAACTCCATTGCGACCATCGACCTTGAAACGGCCGAAGACGGCACGCAGCGGATCGTCAAATCCTCCGAAGACCCCTTCGCCCTGGAGGCCGAGGCGACGATGCTCCAACACCTCCGGCCCCACCTGCGCGTACCAAAGGTGTTCGAGCAAAGCGCAGGGCGCCTGGTCATGGAGTACATCCCCAACGATGCCGCCTGCAACGGCGCCTGCGAAGAGGAGATCGCCGACGCCCTGGCCCACCTGCACAGTATCCCCGCCCAGGGCGTCTTCGGGTTCGGCTCCGATACGACAATAGGCCCCTTCCGCCAGCGCAACCGGCCGCGGATACGCTGGGTCGATTTCTACCGGGAGATGCGGGTGCTCGACTTCGCCGCCAAGGCCTTCGACGAGGGGCAGATCGACAAGAGCCTTCTACAACGTATCGAGAAACTGGCCGCGGATTTCGAGCAGTTCCTGGACGAGCCCGAGCACTCTTCTTTGCTGCACGGCGACGTCTGGGGCGGGAACGTCCTGACCCGTGACAACCGCCTGGCCGCCTTTATCGACCCCGCCTGCTACTACGGCCACTTTGAGATGGAGCTCGCTTTTATCGGGATGTTTCAGACGTTCGGGGAAGCATTCTACGCGCGTTACCGCACTCATCGCCCCATCCCCGAAGGCTTTTTCGAGCACAGGGCCGACCTCTACCGTCTCTACCCCTATCTTGTACATATCCGCGCCTTCGGCGGCGGCTACCTGGCGGGTTTAGAGGCCATCCTCCGACGCGTCGGCTACTGA
- a CDS encoding YaeQ family protein, producing MALGATIYKVSLSISDLDRHFYHDFDLTVARHPSETEERMMMRLAAFAFHADERLAFTKGIVQEDEPDLWNRDYDGTIRLWIDLGQPDEKRIRKACGRAEEVIIYTYSRRAADAWWRQNGSKLARFGNLQVIQLDAQGDAVAMAERSMQLQALIQDGELLLSDDRDRQLKITRESWA from the coding sequence ATGGCGCTGGGCGCAACGATCTACAAAGTCTCCCTTTCCATCTCCGATCTCGACCGCCACTTCTATCACGACTTCGACCTGACCGTCGCCCGCCACCCATCCGAAACGGAAGAGCGGATGATGATGCGCCTGGCTGCCTTCGCCTTTCATGCCGACGAACGGCTCGCCTTTACCAAGGGGATCGTCCAGGAGGACGAACCCGACCTCTGGAACAGGGACTATGACGGCACCATCCGCCTCTGGATCGACCTGGGGCAGCCCGACGAAAAGCGCATACGCAAGGCGTGCGGCCGCGCCGAGGAGGTGATCATCTACACCTATTCGCGCCGGGCGGCCGACGCGTGGTGGCGCCAGAACGGTTCGAAACTGGCGCGTTTCGGCAACCTGCAGGTGATCCAGCTCGATGCGCAGGGCGACGCCGTGGCCATGGCAGAACGGAGTATGCAACTCCAGGCGCTGATCCAGGACGGCGAACTGCTTCTGAGCGACGACCGGGATCGGCAGCTTAAAATCACGAGGGAGTCATGGGCGTAA
- a CDS encoding proton-conducting transporter transmembrane domain-containing protein, with the protein MMVFILLLSPMIAALALFALPSLRGRYAVATLLFGVLSVAALSLFLHPEAQTFAITPGMGTLIEAADIVLLFYFLFQGVKHRSPPVLLLALIQLPLYLWAVAITPAEAPALVVDDLSRFMFLIINIVGGAIVLYAVEYMRREKSGEGKQRLFIAYLMLFLAVMNAIVIADDILLFFFLFEMTTLASYLLIAFRGDAAGRRNALRALWMNQVGGVFLLLGALAAAYGPGSATFSGLLQGGGGLLLPALALLAMAAPVKGASLPFDGWLLGAMVAPTPVSAMLHSATMVKIAPFLLLKLAPGLGGTLPGTLLALFGALVFVAASYLALSRSLLKEILGYSTVALLGLMMSLAAVGTPESMQLAMALMLFHALAKALLFLAAGALEKDFGLKDVEQMKGLLQYAPRSVGFLLFGFFSLTLPPFGLFMGKLFAIASVASLLHTQPWFVVVLTGIAVGSALLVLLYFKIAAALLAAAPDTLPIEREMMPPGFAAPLTVLTLLSLATAGGYMLQQHNSLLWLLALPVLIVALLPLLTRSLQRFDRVMPYRCGEKSEFDGALFYVEPSAGAAQAMQWGFGLLFAAVALSGALI; encoded by the coding sequence ATGATGGTTTTTATACTGCTTTTATCGCCGATGATTGCGGCACTGGCACTCTTTGCCCTCCCATCGCTGCGGGGGCGCTATGCCGTGGCGACGCTGCTGTTCGGCGTGCTCTCGGTAGCGGCCCTCTCTCTCTTCCTGCACCCTGAAGCGCAGACCTTCGCCATTACACCGGGAATGGGCACCCTGATCGAGGCCGCCGACATCGTTTTGCTCTTCTATTTCCTCTTCCAGGGGGTAAAACACCGCTCCCCTCCGGTTCTGCTGCTCGCGTTGATTCAGCTGCCGCTCTACCTCTGGGCCGTTGCGATCACCCCGGCAGAGGCCCCTGCGCTGGTCGTGGACGATCTCTCGCGTTTCATGTTCCTCATTATCAACATCGTCGGCGGCGCCATCGTCCTCTACGCGGTCGAGTATATGCGCCGCGAAAAAAGCGGCGAAGGGAAACAGCGCCTTTTCATCGCCTATCTGATGCTCTTCCTCGCCGTCATGAACGCCATCGTCATCGCCGACGACATCCTGCTCTTCTTCTTCCTCTTCGAGATGACGACGCTGGCCTCTTACCTCCTGATCGCCTTCCGCGGCGATGCTGCCGGCCGCCGGAACGCCCTGCGCGCGCTCTGGATGAACCAGGTCGGCGGGGTGTTCCTGCTTTTGGGCGCCCTGGCCGCAGCCTACGGGCCGGGCAGCGCGACCTTCAGCGGCCTGCTGCAGGGCGGCGGCGGGCTGCTGCTGCCCGCCCTGGCCCTGCTCGCCATGGCCGCCCCGGTCAAGGGGGCTTCGCTCCCCTTTGACGGGTGGCTGCTCGGCGCCATGGTCGCCCCCACCCCGGTCAGCGCCATGCTGCACTCGGCGACGATGGTCAAGATCGCCCCCTTCCTGCTCCTCAAGCTCGCCCCGGGGCTCGGAGGCACCCTGCCCGGTACCCTTTTGGCCCTCTTCGGCGCCCTGGTCTTCGTCGCCGCTTCCTACCTGGCGCTGTCGCGCAGCCTGCTCAAGGAGATCCTCGGCTACTCGACCGTCGCCCTGCTGGGGCTGATGATGAGCCTGGCCGCCGTCGGCACGCCTGAGAGCATGCAGCTCGCGATGGCGCTGATGCTCTTCCACGCCCTTGCCAAGGCGCTGCTCTTCCTCGCCGCGGGCGCGCTTGAGAAGGATTTCGGCCTCAAAGACGTCGAGCAGATGAAAGGGCTGCTGCAGTACGCCCCCCGCAGCGTCGGTTTCCTGTTGTTCGGCTTCTTCTCCCTCACCCTGCCGCCTTTCGGCCTCTTTATGGGGAAACTCTTTGCCATCGCCTCCGTCGCGTCGCTACTGCATACGCAGCCGTGGTTCGTCGTGGTGCTGACGGGCATCGCCGTCGGCAGCGCCCTGCTGGTGCTGCTCTATTTCAAGATTGCCGCCGCACTCCTCGCCGCCGCCCCGGACACCCTCCCCATCGAACGCGAAATGATGCCCCCCGGCTTCGCCGCCCCGCTGACCGTTTTAACCCTGCTCAGCCTCGCAACGGCAGGCGGCTACATGCTGCAGCAGCACAACAGCCTCCTCTGGCTGCTGGCGCTGCCCGTACTGATTGTCGCCCTTCTGCCGCTGCTGACGCGCTCCCTGCAGCGCTTCGACCGCGTCATGCCCTACCGCTGCGGGGAGAAGAGCGAGTTTGACGGCGCCCTCTTTTACGTGGAACCTTCGGCGGGAGCGGCACAGGCAATGCAGTGGGGCTTCGGCCTGCTCTTCGCCGCCGTGGCCCTCTCGGGAGCGCTCATATGA
- a CDS encoding NADH-quinone oxidoreductase subunit B family protein: MKFFSAFRKKSPWILHYNAGSCNGCDIEILAALGPRYDLERFGVINTGNPKQSDIFLVTGPVTYRSRERLVELYCQIPEPKVVIAVGSCTAAGGVFRGMYNVEDGIDRYIPVDVYVPGCASSPQLIIDAVVEGVQILERKSKAIETPFKLFGAVETVAGKLSRLGMAKKVNDAED, from the coding sequence ATGAAATTTTTCAGCGCCTTTCGGAAAAAATCCCCCTGGATCCTCCACTACAACGCGGGCAGCTGCAACGGCTGCGATATCGAGATCCTCGCCGCGCTGGGACCCCGCTATGACCTGGAGCGCTTCGGCGTCATCAATACCGGCAACCCCAAGCAGTCCGACATCTTTCTCGTGACCGGCCCCGTCACCTACCGCTCCCGCGAACGGCTCGTGGAGCTCTACTGCCAGATCCCCGAACCGAAAGTCGTCATCGCCGTCGGTTCCTGCACGGCGGCGGGCGGGGTCTTCCGCGGCATGTACAACGTCGAGGACGGCATCGACCGCTACATCCCCGTCGACGTCTATGTTCCGGGCTGCGCCTCCTCGCCCCAGCTCATCATCGATGCCGTCGTCGAAGGGGTGCAGATCCTGGAGCGCAAAAGCAAGGCGATCGAAACGCCCTTCAAACTTTTCGGCGCCGTCGAAACGGTCGCCGGAAAACTCAGCCGCCTCGGCATGGCAAAAAAGGTGAATGATGCAGAAGATTGA
- a CDS encoding ATP-grasp domain-containing protein has translation MLKILNPIGTPDSQRTTVIWNNGNPQQLKINFEGTNSLVSLIDQQRYRVLPITFGGRHPKQIVPEDADIVVNSVCDPDTNAIALHQLESTLNNLELPVINPPDLTFQTTREQTYSRLHGIPGLRVPKTVRVAPQRVAEIPGLIAENGLEYPYIFRSAGEHGGGGMVLVESEQDLPKLERFAFDGREFYAIAFHDFRDEDGLYRKYRLVVIDGRVYPRHLIVSKSWNIHSQTRKELMNDSQAFRDEEIAFLASPPARLGETCRLIHEKLPLDFFGIDCHLDTEGKMFIFELNTCMRIVSNDPIPYQAPALDAIREAFNALIADKAQSH, from the coding sequence ATGCTTAAAATCCTTAATCCCATCGGCACACCTGACTCTCAGCGGACAACCGTCATCTGGAATAATGGCAATCCTCAGCAGCTCAAGATCAATTTTGAAGGAACCAACAGTCTTGTGAGTCTCATTGACCAGCAGCGCTACCGCGTCCTGCCCATTACCTTCGGCGGACGCCATCCCAAACAGATCGTTCCCGAAGATGCCGATATCGTCGTCAATTCAGTCTGCGATCCTGATACGAACGCCATCGCACTGCATCAGCTGGAATCGACACTGAACAACCTCGAGCTGCCTGTCATCAACCCTCCGGATCTGACATTCCAGACGACCCGGGAACAGACCTATTCACGTCTGCATGGTATCCCGGGACTTCGCGTTCCGAAAACGGTACGAGTCGCACCGCAGCGGGTGGCGGAGATCCCGGGACTGATCGCGGAAAACGGCCTGGAATATCCCTACATTTTCCGTTCGGCTGGCGAACACGGCGGCGGCGGGATGGTCCTGGTCGAGAGCGAGCAGGATCTGCCGAAACTGGAGCGCTTCGCCTTCGACGGCCGGGAGTTCTACGCGATCGCCTTCCACGACTTCCGAGACGAAGACGGCCTCTATCGCAAATACCGTCTTGTCGTCATCGACGGCCGGGTCTATCCGCGCCACCTCATCGTTTCGAAATCATGGAACATCCACTCGCAAACACGTAAGGAACTGATGAACGACTCTCAAGCCTTCCGGGATGAGGAGATTGCCTTTCTGGCGAGTCCTCCTGCGCGCCTGGGAGAGACCTGCCGTCTTATTCATGAAAAACTGCCCCTCGATTTCTTTGGTATCGACTGCCACCTGGATACGGAAGGGAAAATGTTCATCTTCGAGCTCAATACCTGTATGCGCATCGTCAGTAACGACCCCATTCCCTACCAGGCCCCTGCCCTCGATGCCATCAGGGAGGCCTTTAACGCACTGATTGCAGACAAGGCACAAAGCCACTAG
- a CDS encoding GNAT family N-acetyltransferase, translated as MEYRIEKAAAGDRDAILKVMEPWNMHHVPSVEMEELDLACFYVARTEDSRIIGAGGYKILSPEEGKTTLLGVYPEFQGMNIGKALQNARLEAMYDAGVKYVTTNADHPETIVWYRKHYGYEVVGRLEKLCSFSLEDVTHWTTLRMDLVRHFETRAEREIAAAAYIEGNDPHPLNPFPPLMINVCLTGMVPTKVSTPYVPVHVEEIVADAIRVYDAGARIVHIHARDERGLPTPDARYYEAILTGIRRERPGMVCCVSTSGRNWSDFERRSEVLHLSGGAKPDMASLTLGSLNFLSGASVNTINMVERLAMTMQEKGIRPEMEVFDYGMVNLAKYLERHGIIKGRKYFNILLGNLNTAPATLGNLTMIAEALPEDSVWAGAGLGGFQLPMNAAAVAAGGHVRVGIEDNIHYDYERKVLASNEALVRRVARIAEELQRRIATPDETREMLGLA; from the coding sequence ATGGAATACCGAATCGAAAAAGCCGCTGCGGGTGACAGGGATGCGATCTTGAAAGTGATGGAACCGTGGAATATGCACCATGTTCCTTCGGTAGAGATGGAGGAGCTCGACCTCGCCTGTTTCTATGTTGCCCGGACGGAGGACAGTAGGATCATCGGTGCGGGCGGTTACAAGATCCTCTCGCCCGAAGAGGGGAAAACGACGCTGTTGGGGGTCTACCCGGAATTCCAGGGTATGAACATCGGGAAGGCGCTTCAGAATGCCCGGCTGGAAGCGATGTATGATGCGGGGGTAAAGTATGTGACGACAAATGCGGACCACCCCGAGACGATTGTCTGGTACCGCAAGCATTACGGCTATGAGGTTGTCGGCCGCCTGGAGAAGCTCTGCTCCTTCAGCCTGGAGGATGTGACCCACTGGACGACGCTGCGGATGGACCTCGTCCGCCATTTCGAGACAAGGGCAGAGCGCGAAATCGCGGCGGCAGCCTATATCGAGGGGAACGATCCGCACCCGCTGAATCCCTTTCCTCCGTTGATGATCAATGTCTGTCTGACGGGGATGGTGCCGACGAAAGTAAGCACGCCGTATGTCCCGGTCCATGTCGAGGAGATTGTTGCGGATGCGATCCGCGTTTATGATGCAGGAGCGCGCATCGTCCATATCCACGCCCGGGATGAACGGGGGTTGCCAACGCCTGATGCCCGCTATTACGAAGCAATCCTAACGGGGATACGCCGGGAGCGGCCGGGGATGGTCTGCTGTGTCTCCACGTCGGGACGAAACTGGAGTGATTTCGAACGGCGCTCCGAGGTGCTGCATCTGAGCGGGGGGGCGAAACCGGATATGGCGAGCCTGACGCTCGGGTCACTCAATTTCCTTTCCGGGGCGAGCGTCAATACGATCAACATGGTCGAGCGGTTGGCGATGACGATGCAGGAGAAGGGGATCCGGCCGGAGATGGAGGTCTTCGATTACGGGATGGTCAACCTGGCCAAGTATCTTGAGCGGCACGGGATCATCAAAGGGCGCAAATACTTCAATATCCTGCTTGGTAATCTCAACACGGCGCCGGCGACGCTCGGCAACCTGACCATGATCGCAGAGGCGCTGCCGGAGGACTCCGTCTGGGCCGGGGCGGGGCTGGGCGGCTTCCAGCTGCCGATGAATGCCGCCGCCGTCGCCGCGGGAGGGCACGTCCGCGTTGGTATAGAGGATAACATCCATTACGATTACGAGCGGAAGGTACTCGCTTCGAACGAAGCGCTGGTCCGTCGGGTCGCGCGGATCGCGGAGGAGCTGCAGCGTCGCATCGCAACGCCCGATGAGACGCGGGAAATGCTGGGGCTTGCCTAG
- a CDS encoding complex I subunit 1 family protein produces the protein MNWLMILLAPLLGGVVYGAERVLRARMQRRQGPPLLQPFYDMFKLMDKRTLIIHAPHALLAVAHFLLLWLAVGALFAGWNLLYIVFLHLFALIVLVLAGYSVRSPYSQVGANRELAALAAYEPILVLLAVGFYLVSGSFDVSAILEHGGYLAQMPLLFAALLIILPIKLKKSPFDTVEAHQEIVGGVEVEYSGLFYEFLYMARFLEYLFVYGLVFLFAGASPLWGALLVLAVFLLVNLVDNATARVRTDQMVRIIYATAFIMATANIIWISL, from the coding sequence ATGAACTGGCTCATGATTCTCCTCGCCCCCCTGCTCGGCGGCGTCGTCTACGGTGCGGAGCGTGTGCTGCGTGCGCGGATGCAACGCCGTCAGGGACCGCCCCTGCTGCAGCCCTTCTATGACATGTTCAAGCTGATGGACAAGCGCACCCTCATCATCCACGCCCCCCACGCCCTACTGGCGGTGGCACACTTCCTGCTGCTCTGGCTGGCGGTGGGGGCGCTTTTTGCCGGATGGAACTTGCTCTACATCGTCTTTTTGCACCTCTTCGCCCTGATCGTGCTCGTCCTGGCGGGCTACAGCGTTCGCTCGCCCTATTCGCAGGTGGGGGCCAACCGCGAACTCGCCGCCCTGGCCGCCTATGAGCCCATATTGGTGCTCCTCGCCGTCGGCTTCTACCTCGTCTCGGGCAGCTTCGACGTCAGTGCGATCCTGGAACACGGCGGCTACCTGGCACAGATGCCGCTGCTCTTCGCCGCGCTGTTGATCATCCTGCCCATCAAGCTCAAAAAGTCCCCCTTCGATACCGTCGAAGCGCACCAGGAGATCGTCGGGGGCGTCGAAGTCGAATACAGCGGGCTCTTTTACGAGTTCCTTTACATGGCGCGTTTCCTGGAGTACCTCTTCGTTTACGGCCTTGTTTTCCTCTTTGCCGGGGCGTCGCCGCTGTGGGGCGCGCTGCTCGTGCTGGCCGTTTTCCTGCTTGTCAATCTCGTCGACAACGCCACCGCGCGGGTCAGAACCGACCAGATGGTCAGGATTATCTATGCCACGGCGTTTATAATGGCAACAGCCAATATCATCTGGATCAGCCTATGA
- a CDS encoding ankyrin repeat domain-containing protein, with the protein MDDHKLEILDKMAPEIEERILDYASHPEGGLFDLLEDIVYMNDLEAFEAVFENGGNINLQNKYGWTPLHIAIRRDRRDMVAYLLTHGADINKQDGVGWTPLMESIMDDMPELCKTLLDAGADTSIANERGGTAAMLVQKFGRTSMMGMF; encoded by the coding sequence ATGGACGATCATAAACTGGAGATCCTGGACAAGATGGCGCCGGAGATCGAAGAGCGCATTCTGGATTACGCCTCCCACCCCGAGGGGGGACTGTTCGACCTGCTGGAGGACATTGTCTACATGAATGACCTTGAAGCGTTCGAAGCGGTATTCGAAAACGGCGGCAATATCAACCTGCAGAACAAGTACGGCTGGACACCGCTGCACATCGCCATCCGTCGCGACCGCCGCGACATGGTGGCGTACCTGCTTACCCACGGCGCGGACATCAACAAACAAGACGGCGTGGGCTGGACGCCGCTGATGGAGAGCATCATGGACGATATGCCCGAGCTGTGCAAAACGCTCCTCGACGCCGGGGCCGATACCTCCATCGCCAACGAGCGCGGCGGCACGGCGGCGATGCTGGTGCAGAAGTTCGGCCGCACCTCAATGATGGGGATGTTCTAG
- a CDS encoding DNA polymerase Y family protein: MILHLDLDSFFVSAERTRNPDLVGKPVIVGGRGDPFIFDAKPAKEKKLVQLNQGAFVPTLFHAEHDASNYFFDAGRIRGIVTTASYEARACGVKTAMTIREALQLCPRAILVPPDHLLYHTLSHEMMEMLAKEIPLVEQYSIDELFGDVTGWVEERDMPDFIRYLQEKVTKELLLPVSIGASNAKWIAKLATSTVKPYGLRVVYDEEIADFTRDVPVGEFPGVGRAFGKKLARYGIATVGEAVESPHLFASWGRHGRDLYARMTGRDGEGINPRRSRKGIGMSRSMDRPIRERDEFYRRVRVMVRHWTHTIARLGVNPTTFYFSIGYEGRLRSKKQYTVYRFFNERFITAFALEKFRELDLYPNAAVTYIAMSATKFLHHDPKAVDMFTLEEDRKMQRLDGAVMKMRERYGMDIVRRAAEMGSKT; encoded by the coding sequence ATGATACTCCACCTCGACCTCGACAGCTTCTTTGTCTCCGCCGAACGTACCCGCAACCCCGATCTCGTGGGCAAGCCCGTCATCGTCGGCGGGCGGGGGGACCCGTTCATCTTTGACGCGAAGCCGGCAAAGGAGAAGAAGCTTGTCCAGTTGAACCAGGGGGCCTTCGTCCCGACGCTCTTTCACGCCGAGCACGACGCCTCGAACTACTTTTTCGACGCGGGGCGCATCCGGGGGATCGTCACGACGGCCAGCTACGAGGCGCGGGCCTGCGGCGTCAAGACGGCCATGACCATCCGCGAGGCGCTGCAGCTCTGCCCCCGGGCGATCCTCGTCCCCCCGGACCATCTGCTCTACCACACCCTGTCGCACGAAATGATGGAGATGCTGGCCAAGGAGATCCCGCTGGTGGAGCAGTACAGCATCGACGAGCTTTTCGGCGACGTTACGGGTTGGGTCGAGGAGCGTGACATGCCCGATTTTATCCGCTACCTCCAGGAGAAGGTGACGAAGGAGCTGCTGCTGCCCGTCTCCATCGGGGCGAGCAACGCCAAGTGGATCGCGAAGCTGGCGACGTCGACGGTGAAACCCTACGGCCTGCGGGTCGTCTACGACGAGGAGATCGCCGACTTTACGCGCGACGTCCCCGTCGGGGAGTTCCCGGGGGTCGGCAGAGCCTTCGGGAAGAAGCTGGCGCGTTACGGCATCGCCACCGTCGGCGAGGCGGTGGAAAGCCCGCATCTGTTCGCGAGCTGGGGGCGGCACGGGCGGGACCTCTATGCCCGCATGACGGGGCGTGACGGGGAGGGGATCAACCCCCGCCGCAGCCGCAAGGGGATCGGCATGTCGCGCAGCATGGACCGCCCCATCCGCGAACGCGACGAGTTCTACCGCCGCGTGCGGGTGATGGTGCGCCACTGGACCCATACCATTGCCCGCCTCGGCGTCAACCCCACGACCTTCTACTTCAGCATCGGCTACGAAGGGAGGCTGCGCAGCAAGAAGCAGTACACCGTCTACCGCTTTTTCAACGAGCGTTTTATCACCGCCTTCGCCCTGGAGAAGTTCCGGGAGCTTGACCTTTATCCGAACGCGGCCGTCACCTACATCGCCATGAGTGCAACGAAGTTCCTCCACCACGATCCCAAAGCGGTCGATATGTTCACCCTCGAGGAGGACCGGAAGATGCAGCGGCTTGACGGCGCGGTGATGAAAATGCGGGAGCGCTACGGCATGGATATCGTGCGGCGTGCCGCAGAAATGGGCAGTAAAACGTAA
- a CDS encoding pyruvate kinase encodes MLDRTLMQSALDIFEELRSDLLAARHGTDRNHPHYRSLLNLRQYLILRSKDWTELQEKLFLLSLSSLGRSYAHVAASVDTLYDQLSSSLGRGEISPEETAAFHHLGIAAAQEMIAQNSRALFGGKGAADAAEQTTAVMVTLPSDAARNGGELIRGLSAAGVNIFRINTAHDDPAVWQGMADVILALNETRPAEERLKIFVDLAGPKIRTGRIRRLKLPIVLGSNKREKTIMIRPLPAQTISERTDPNTRARIPGQLALERRLFDTLEAGGVLKVMDINGRHAKVKIMQRDGEGATGVISKKVAVDESCMVAVGGRKGYVRGCVVQPERIRLFAGDTLRITATDTEGCAALKDETGKTVVPAQISCTLPAFTSYVLPGDRVYIDDGKIGLSVHEVEADGVLCRVTQAKPGGTLLKEEKGINLPDTYLNIPALTPADRENLRAVKHYADMFGLSFCQTDRDVADLQALLQAEACGHIGIVPKIETRHAVYRMPRILEQLLLWERSGVMIARGDLAIETGFENLATIQESLLDLCSAAHLPVIWATQVLESQMKNNLPSRAEITDAAMAGRAECVMLNKGPFAIGTAGALLRILEQVHQSFRKNRQLLRKEALWSVADASEDGL; translated from the coding sequence ATGCTGGACAGAACTTTGATGCAATCGGCTCTCGATATCTTCGAAGAGCTTCGGAGCGACCTGCTCGCGGCCCGTCACGGGACCGACCGGAACCACCCGCACTACCGGAGCCTTCTCAACCTCAGGCAATATCTTATCCTCCGTTCAAAAGACTGGACGGAGCTGCAGGAGAAGCTTTTTCTGCTCTCGCTCTCCTCGCTTGGGCGCTCCTATGCCCACGTCGCCGCCAGTGTCGATACCCTCTACGACCAGCTCTCCTCGTCGCTGGGACGGGGGGAGATCTCCCCGGAGGAGACGGCGGCGTTCCACCACCTCGGCATCGCCGCGGCCCAGGAGATGATCGCGCAGAACAGCCGGGCCCTCTTTGGCGGGAAAGGCGCTGCGGACGCGGCGGAGCAGACGACGGCGGTCATGGTGACGCTCCCCTCCGACGCGGCCCGTAACGGCGGGGAACTGATTCGTGGACTCTCGGCAGCCGGGGTCAATATCTTTCGCATCAATACCGCGCACGACGATCCCGCCGTCTGGCAGGGGATGGCCGATGTCATCCTGGCGCTGAACGAAACGCGGCCCGCGGAGGAGAGGTTGAAGATCTTTGTCGACCTGGCGGGGCCGAAGATACGGACCGGGCGGATCCGGCGGCTGAAGCTTCCCATTGTCCTCGGCAGCAACAAGCGCGAAAAGACGATTATGATCCGGCCCTTGCCTGCACAGACCATCTCCGAGCGTACCGACCCCAATACCCGTGCGAGGATCCCGGGGCAGCTCGCACTGGAACGGCGTCTCTTCGACACGTTGGAGGCGGGCGGTGTACTGAAAGTGATGGACATCAACGGCCGGCACGCCAAGGTGAAGATCATGCAGCGCGACGGGGAGGGGGCAACGGGTGTCATCAGCAAGAAGGTCGCCGTCGACGAAAGCTGCATGGTGGCAGTAGGCGGCCGGAAGGGGTACGTGCGGGGTTGTGTCGTCCAGCCCGAACGCATCCGGCTTTTTGCGGGGGACACGTTGCGCATTACCGCGACGGATACGGAAGGGTGCGCCGCTTTGAAAGACGAGACGGGCAAGACGGTCGTACCGGCGCAGATCTCCTGTACGCTGCCGGCCTTCACCTCCTACGTCCTTCCGGGGGACCGGGTCTACATCGATGACGGCAAGATCGGCCTCTCCGTGCACGAAGTCGAAGCGGACGGCGTGCTTTGCCGGGTGACCCAGGCGAAACCGGGCGGGACGCTGCTCAAGGAGGAGAAGGGGATCAACCTGCCCGATACCTACCTGAATATCCCGGCCCTGACCCCGGCAGACCGGGAGAATCTGCGCGCCGTCAAACATTATGCCGATATGTTCGGACTCTCCTTCTGTCAGACGGACCGGGACGTCGCCGATCTGCAGGCGCTCCTGCAGGCGGAGGCGTGCGGCCATATCGGCATCGTGCCCAAGATCGAGACCCGGCACGCCGTCTACCGGATGCCGCGTATCCTGGAACAGCTGCTGCTGTGGGAGCGCAGCGGGGTGATGATCGCCCGGGGGGACCTGGCGATCGAGACCGGTTTCGAGAACCTCGCCACGATCCAGGAGAGCCTGCTCGATCTCTGCAGCGCGGCGCACCTCCCCGTCATCTGGGCGACGCAGGTGCTCGAGAGCCAGATGAAGAACAACCTCCCCAGCCGCGCCGAGATCACCGACGCGGCGATGGCGGGGCGGGCGGAGTGCGTCATGCTCAACAAAGGCCCCTTTGCGATCGGGACGGCGGGGGCGCTGCTGCGCATCCTGGAACAGGTACACCAGAGCTTCCGGAAAAACCGGCAGCTCCTGCGCAAAGAGGCGCTCTGGTCAGTAGCCGACGCGTCGGAGGATGGCCTCTAA